A single Nocardioides bizhenqiangii DNA region contains:
- a CDS encoding NADase-type glycan-binding domain-containing protein produces MSVTAGDAPAQPLPGPAPAPARYPLFADTVQAPPSPVPPPVPPVTTSDAAAPTSRRPVPLWLLAVVALVVVALVGVGLTLLLAPSGDDDADDREHYGRDGKGNRGASIGPALTPTDVAVPGSAPASVDGDGDPVTFEADNMLDADPRTSWRMPGDGSGSVITFTFGEAVTVAEVGLINGYAKTDPPHDWYAGNRRIEAVTWVFDDGTEVTQELRERPDLQTIGVDAVETATIELRILEVTGPGDGPDGRDFTAISDVKIFGSE; encoded by the coding sequence GTGTCGGTCACAGCCGGTGACGCCCCCGCACAGCCGCTGCCCGGACCGGCCCCGGCGCCCGCGCGTTACCCGCTCTTCGCCGACACGGTGCAGGCACCCCCGTCACCGGTCCCGCCGCCGGTTCCCCCCGTCACGACGTCGGACGCCGCCGCACCGACCTCCCGCCGGCCGGTCCCGCTGTGGCTGCTCGCCGTGGTCGCGCTCGTGGTCGTTGCGCTCGTCGGTGTCGGCCTGACGCTGCTGCTCGCGCCGTCCGGCGACGACGACGCGGACGACCGTGAACACTACGGCCGGGACGGCAAGGGGAACCGAGGCGCGTCGATCGGGCCGGCGCTGACCCCGACCGACGTCGCGGTGCCGGGCTCCGCCCCGGCCAGCGTCGACGGTGACGGCGACCCGGTGACCTTCGAGGCCGACAACATGCTCGACGCCGACCCGCGCACGAGCTGGCGGATGCCGGGCGACGGCAGCGGATCGGTCATCACCTTCACCTTCGGCGAAGCCGTCACCGTCGCCGAGGTCGGCCTGATCAACGGCTACGCCAAGACCGACCCGCCGCACGACTGGTACGCCGGCAATCGCCGGATCGAGGCCGTCACCTGGGTCTTCGACGACGGCACCGAGGTGACGCAGGAGCTCCGCGAGCGCCCGGACCTGCAGACGATCGGTGTCGACGCCGTCGAGACGGCGACGATCGAGCTGCGGATCCTCGAGGTCACCGGGCCAGGCGATGGTCCGGACGGCCGGGACTTCACCGCGATCAGCGACGTGAAGATCTTCGGCTCCGAGTGA
- a CDS encoding HNH endonuclease signature motif containing protein, with the protein MDLGTAPLFDLTAPAADQVVEPAVRTRSQELLAEIRDHRRVVAEREIATLRAVAEWAGEHVVDEDAGDVATLTERGLDTGLPLAGPGAPLISDFAVMELSALLGRSLDSGRNYVGQVLELAHRLPKTWTRLLDGQVPVWKALRVADATRLLPQDAASFVDNHLAPFAHGVTWAQVDRLVEEALVRYDPAAAEDRRRESRDHRHVHTGLDRVGYNGTAQVDATLDAADALDLEQAIARRAKLAGQLGDEDSLDVRRAKALGEIAREDLVLDLEVADPDTGEITRVVPGRKTELTLHLSATDQTVGRFGNTRTPISVEQVKEWLTTPHTSVIVRPVVDLAGHQPVDSYEIPDRIRRQVTGRDHHCGFPYCTQPAETCDLDHITPHAGGGPTCACNLSPACRGHHRYKTSGRANYRMLTPGTYHWTLPTGTYLVDPTGTHQLTATPPPED; encoded by the coding sequence ATGGATCTCGGGACCGCACCCCTCTTCGACCTCACCGCCCCCGCGGCGGACCAGGTCGTTGAGCCCGCGGTCCGCACCCGGTCCCAGGAGCTGCTGGCCGAGATCCGCGACCACCGCAGGGTGGTCGCCGAACGCGAGATCGCCACCCTGCGGGCGGTCGCCGAATGGGCCGGCGAGCATGTCGTTGATGAGGACGCCGGTGATGTGGCGACGTTGACCGAGCGGGGTCTGGACACCGGGCTCCCGCTCGCCGGACCCGGCGCGCCGTTGATCTCCGACTTCGCGGTGATGGAGCTCTCCGCGTTGTTGGGTCGGTCGCTGGACTCGGGTCGCAACTACGTCGGCCAGGTCCTCGAGCTCGCCCACCGCCTCCCCAAGACCTGGACCCGCCTCCTCGACGGCCAGGTCCCGGTGTGGAAAGCACTCCGGGTCGCCGACGCCACCCGCCTCCTACCGCAGGACGCCGCTTCGTTTGTCGACAATCACCTGGCTCCGTTCGCGCACGGGGTGACCTGGGCGCAGGTCGACCGGCTGGTCGAGGAAGCCCTGGTCCGCTACGACCCCGCCGCGGCGGAGGACCGCCGGCGGGAGTCCCGGGACCACCGACACGTCCACACCGGCCTGGACCGGGTCGGCTACAACGGCACCGCGCAGGTCGACGCCACCCTGGACGCCGCCGATGCCCTCGACCTCGAACAAGCGATTGCCCGCCGCGCCAAGCTCGCCGGCCAGCTCGGTGATGAGGACTCGTTGGACGTCCGTCGGGCCAAGGCGCTCGGTGAGATCGCCCGGGAGGACCTGGTCCTCGACCTCGAGGTCGCCGACCCCGACACCGGGGAGATCACCCGGGTCGTCCCCGGCCGGAAGACCGAGCTCACCCTCCACCTCTCCGCCACCGACCAGACCGTGGGCCGGTTCGGCAACACCCGCACCCCGATCAGCGTGGAGCAGGTCAAGGAATGGCTCACCACCCCCCACACCAGCGTGATCGTGCGGCCGGTGGTCGACCTCGCCGGCCACCAACCGGTCGACTCCTATGAGATCCCCGACCGGATCCGCCGCCAGGTCACCGGACGCGACCACCACTGCGGCTTCCCCTACTGCACCCAACCCGCCGAAACCTGCGACCTCGACCACATCACCCCCCACGCCGGCGGTGGGCCGACCTGCGCCTGCAACCTCTCCCCGGCCTGCCGCGGCCACCACCGGTACAAAACCTCGGGCCGAGCCAACTACCGGATGCTCACCCCCGGCACCTACCACTGGACCCTCCCCACCGGCACCTACCTGGTCGACCCCACCGGCACCCACCAACTCACCGCCACACCGCCGCCCGAGGACTAG